GTAAGTGAGTATATCGTTGTACAAACCGCTTTCATTAGCATATAATGCGTAGTTGCGCGCACTAACAAACCATTCTTTAGTGCTTGGCAATACTTGCTTCATTGCCTGCAATAGCGATGCAGTATTTAATGGCGAAGGCATTCCCTTCAACATAGACTCGCGCAGTTTCTCTTCGATGGCAATATCGATAATTGCTTTAAGGTCGGCACCTGAATAGTCTTTAGTTTTTTTAGCCAATGCTTGATAGTCAATTTCAGAAACGGGTTTCCCTTTCAGCAACACTTTAAATATTTCTTCACGAGCTGTATCATCAGGAGGTGGAACAAATATGATGCGATCAAATCTGCCAGGCCTGCGAAAAGCGGCATCTAAATGCCAGGGCGCATTGGTTGCCCCAAGTATTAAAATTCCATCGTTGCCATTTTGTGCCCCATCCAGCTCATTTAAAAACTGGTTTATCAAATGCCTTCCTGCCGAATGGCGCATATCTGAGCGGCTGGCACCAAGGGCATCTACCTCGTCAAAAAAAAGTACACAGGGTTTTTGCTGACGAGCCATTTCAAATATAGCATGCAATCGTTGCTCACTGGCACCTATGTACATATCCAACACATCGTTTATACCTACCGTTACAAAGTTGGCCTTCACCTGCCCCGCTGTAGCGCGGGCAAGCATGGTTTTGCCACAACCCGGAGGTCCATATAACAATATACCTCCGCCTATGGCTTTGCCATAGGCCGCATACAACTCAGGGTGTTGCATGGGAAGTATGATTTTCATTTTGATCTCCTCTTTCACTACATTCATTCCTCCTACATCATCAAAATTTATTTTGGGGCGCTCCATATTTGCAGGCAGTGCTTCAAATTCATCATCCATTACGCTCTCTCCGGATGTATTTTTTACTTTAAGCGCATCTTCCATCTCATCATCCTTAAGCGATGCATCAAGCATAAGTGCCTTTTTATACTCTTCGCTTGCCTTAAATAGTTGATTGTCTTTTAATAAAAGTTTTGCATGCAGCAGAAAGGTAGCAGGTGGTGGTGTGCCTCTTGCTATTAACTCATCCACTATTACATTCGCTATCGAATATTTTTGCTGCATGTAACATGACTTTGCCAGCCCCAGCTTAATCTTATCATCGCTTTGTATTTCAAGGGCGCTTTTATAAATAGTTTCGGCCTCATCGTACCGGGCGGTGTTCATCAATGCCTCGGCCAGCATCATGTGTAAGGGGATATTATCGGGCGAAACTTGTAGCGCTAGTTTCAAATTCTCAATAGCTTCGTTGTTCATTGCGTATTATTTGATGGTGCAAGTTTAGGGAAAATATTCTTGATTTTAGTTACATAGTTCTTCCTTGTTTGAATTGGTTCGCAATTGGGAGGCGGAGCGTTCTCTGTAGCAATGTTCAATCCTGAACTTAAAACTTTTATGCAACTAAGGTAATAACGGTGATAATATATGTTCTGCCTTGTTCAGGCTTATGAACGAAACGTGTCAGTGACACGTTGTTCTCGCTACGGTTGGTTAGAATTTCCATTATTGAAACTCGGCTTTTTATTTGGGATTAATTCTTATGGAATAATAATGAGTAGCTGAAGCTACGTTAAGTGGGGGGCAGATATACGTTAACAACTTTATATTGCTCCATTTACAAATTGTAAAAAAACTTTTCTATATCTTTACAATTACAAATTTTAAAATCAAATAGCAATGGAAAATTTAAGTAACTTAGTAGTTGCTCCAATTGAGCAACAAGCAACAAGCAACAAGCAACAAGCAAAAGGCATTTAGCACATTTAATTTTACTCCTATTAATAATGTTAATGCATAATCAAATGAGAGCACAGGCATGGACACAGTTGGGGCCGGGTGCCGGAGGGCAGGAAAGAGCAGTATATTTACATCAAAATTCAAAATAATATTCAAACCCGTTTTTTTAAATAATAAAGTAGTTGTCCAAAAATACAATCTCAAATCTATTTTCAGAATAGGGTTGTTAATCTATTGAAACAAAAGATACAGATTCGGAAATCACTCTGTACTGGCCTTGTAATCCAATAATATAAGCAAGTTTGGCTTTTTGTCCAGTTCATTTGTGCCTCCAAAAAGAATGAATTTAAATTCCACAGAACGTCACCTATGCAATTGTTAGCAATGTGCAATAGATATATTTACACGGAACCAATTGTCAAAAAGCCAATAATTTTTTATTTCTAAAAAGTTGAATCGCCAATGAATTCCCGTACAAAAAAACCGGAGCAAAAATCTAACCCTACTTTTCTCATTCAACAATTACTTTTTTGGAAATAAGCTGAACGCCATTATAAATGACAATAAAATACATTCCTTTTGCAAGATTATCAAAATGAAGTTCGTTGCTATTTTTTAAATTTGAATTTTGCGTAGAAAAAATTAATACTCCCATCTCATTATATATGCTTATGTCCGCATTGAATTCGCTATCAAAATTGAATACAACTTCAAAGTCGCCATCATTGGGATTGGGAATTATTTCTACTTGTTCATCAATATTATTTAATCCTATTCTTGCAGGAGGCATGGTTATAAATTTGCTTTTGCTACATCCCACCGAGTCAGTAACTATAACCTTATACGTTTTGCCGGGTAAAAGTCCGGTAGCCGTGGCAGTGGTTTGTGGCGGAATGGTATTCCATAAAAAAGTGTGAGGCAACACACCACCAGTAACTGTAGCTGAAGCTTCTGAGCTGTTAATAGCTGTTACTGTAACAACCATCAATGGGTTTTCGATTACCGTTGAAGTATTTACTTTAATACAACCAACTGCATCTGTAATAGTGCAAGTGTAAATGCCGGCACATAATCCCGATAAAGTTGAAGTCGTGGCTCCGGTATTCCAAAGTAATGTGTATGGTGGCACCCCACCACTTACGGTGAGTTTTATATTTGCATTGCATTTACCACCACAATTTATTTTAGATACTGTTTTTGCAATTGTTACACTTGTTGCCGGTTGTGTTATCGTGTAGGTTGCAGCAGTAATGCATCCTTTACTGTCGGTAACGGTAACTAAAAAAGTGCCCGGGTATAGCCCTGTAATAGTTGAAGTTTTTTTTCCGTTACTCCACAAATAAGTATAAGGAGGAGAGCCGCCTGAAACGTTTAGCATAATAGAACCATCGTGTGCCGAACGGCATTTTATATTTTGTACTGTACCACTGATTGTAATTGGTACTGGAGGAGGCAAAAATATCGTCCTCATTTTCATTACTCCGAGAATATCTGTAACTATAACCGTATACGCACCAGCCGGCAACCCGGCAATCGTTTGTGTAGTGGCACCATTGCTCCATACAAAAGCATAGGGTGGTGTGCCGAA
This region of Bacteroidota bacterium genomic DNA includes:
- a CDS encoding T9SS type A sorting domain-containing protein, producing MNGTLEWVPDFGSTSKGKAKSIRQKAGTSDPVVFKVHDYNTGMDTMGVLLKILMRFETEDDTITYNNYWRNDTVRIESDSASFEVYFPSPFTSKQGNIFLLVKNGVVIQSLKTGVFNTVPLPFPGTLVPFQFYMKSNITFHYNLDTTGLFGNDSCDVDLLMYGHNENCYTELTDTGTVLYGYNQPSCPGTPDGSINALPNFGTPPYAFVWSNGATTQTIAGLPAGAYTVIVTDILGVMKMRTIFLPPPVPITISGTVQNIKCRSAHDGSIMLNVSGGSPPYTYLWSNGKKTSTITGLYPGTFLVTVTDSKGCITAATYTITQPATSVTIAKTVSKINCGGKCNANIKLTVSGGVPPYTLLWNTGATTSTLSGLCAGIYTCTITDAVGCIKVNTSTVIENPLMVVTVTAINSSEASATVTGGVLPHTFLWNTIPPQTTATATGLLPGKTYKVIVTDSVGCSKSKFITMPPARIGLNNIDEQVEIIPNPNDGDFEVVFNFDSEFNADISIYNEMGVLIFSTQNSNLKNSNELHFDNLAKGMYFIVIYNGVQLISKKVIVE
- a CDS encoding AAA family ATPase — translated: MNNEAIENLKLALQVSPDNIPLHMMLAEALMNTARYDEAETIYKSALEIQSDDKIKLGLAKSCYMQQKYSIANVIVDELIARGTPPPATFLLHAKLLLKDNQLFKASEEYKKALMLDASLKDDEMEDALKVKNTSGESVMDDEFEALPANMERPKINFDDVGGMNVVKEEIKMKIILPMQHPELYAAYGKAIGGGILLYGPPGCGKTMLARATAGQVKANFVTVGINDVLDMYIGASEQRLHAIFEMARQQKPCVLFFDEVDALGASRSDMRHSAGRHLINQFLNELDGAQNGNDGILILGATNAPWHLDAAFRRPGRFDRIIFVPPPDDTAREEIFKVLLKGKPVSEIDYQALAKKTKDYSGADLKAIIDIAIEEKLRESMLKGMPSPLNTASLLQAMKQVLPSTKEWFVSARNYALYANESGLYNDILTYLGIKK